The Geothermobacter ehrlichii genome has a segment encoding these proteins:
- a CDS encoding chemotaxis protein CheV → MENVKRQEILLESGSNEMEIIEFYLCGQSFGINVHKLREIITYDPEVVTHLPDTHPSVLGTLLLRGRTIPLIDTRKHVEIKHRDESDSSNRQVVLVCEFNNLVNGFLVDGVNQIHRVSWEQVQPFSVFLDQFKPRFTGSIHIDDREILILDLEYVIAEINPEASMAYDRSPGATEYATPEARRQKKLMLAEDSALIRAGIARVLAGSGYENLEIFDNGKDCFDRIYELYKQYGPSLGDELHLVISDIEMPKMDGLTVCRKVREQLNLKDLKMVMFSSLINKQMAEKCDLVGADGYVTKPQIPELVEMLDGMLFPKNE, encoded by the coding sequence ATGGAAAACGTGAAACGCCAGGAAATACTGTTGGAAAGCGGCAGCAACGAGATGGAGATCATCGAGTTCTATCTCTGCGGCCAGTCTTTCGGCATCAATGTGCACAAGTTGCGCGAAATCATCACCTATGATCCGGAGGTGGTCACCCATCTGCCCGACACCCATCCCTCCGTCCTCGGCACCCTGCTGCTGCGCGGCCGCACCATTCCCCTGATCGATACCCGCAAGCACGTCGAGATCAAGCACCGGGACGAGAGCGATTCCAGCAATCGCCAGGTGGTGCTGGTCTGTGAATTCAACAACCTGGTCAACGGTTTTCTGGTCGACGGCGTCAACCAGATTCACCGCGTTTCCTGGGAGCAGGTGCAGCCGTTTTCCGTCTTTCTCGACCAGTTCAAGCCGCGTTTCACCGGCAGCATCCACATTGACGACCGGGAAATCCTGATCCTCGATCTCGAATACGTCATCGCCGAAATCAATCCCGAAGCGTCCATGGCCTACGATCGGTCGCCGGGCGCCACCGAATACGCCACGCCGGAGGCCCGCCGGCAGAAAAAGCTGATGCTGGCTGAGGATTCGGCCCTGATTCGCGCCGGCATCGCCAGGGTGCTGGCCGGTTCCGGTTACGAAAACCTCGAAATCTTCGACAACGGCAAAGACTGTTTCGACCGCATCTACGAGCTGTACAAGCAGTACGGTCCCTCACTGGGAGATGAGCTGCACCTGGTGATTTCCGATATCGAAATGCCCAAGATGGACGGCCTGACCGTCTGCCGCAAGGTGCGCGAGCAGCTCAACCTCAAGGACCTGAAGATGGTCATGTTTTCCTCCCTGATCAACAAACAGATGGCTGAAAAGTGCGATCTGGTCGGAGCGGACGGTTACGTCACCAAGCCGCAGATTCCGGAACTGGTCGAGATGCTCGATGGCATGCTCTTCCCCAAGAACGAGTGA
- a CDS encoding SEL1-like repeat protein, translating to MRPVWLVLIPLFLLPAAPARAIDLATADVATLQRLATEGNPAAQFNLALALQTGKGIDPDPAAASLWYRKAAEQGHAKAQYNLGVLYLKGEGVPADPARAADWFRQAAQQGMVQAQYSLGLLYRDGQGVPADPARAVSWLKKAADRQHAAAMLSLADLYAGGRGVEKNSLEAVRLYRLAAEKGETGAWCNLGNIYADAESPLHDQYQAFEYYQTGALAGEAVCQNNLAVLYLRGEGTVQNNAMAWAWFSIAADSGYPDAADMLKQLEAVLDATELAMGKVERATLLRRLEQQPPANIQ from the coding sequence GTGCGACCTGTCTGGCTTGTACTGATTCCGCTGTTTCTGCTTCCGGCCGCTCCGGCCAGGGCCATCGACCTGGCCACGGCGGACGTGGCGACGCTGCAGCGACTGGCGACCGAAGGCAATCCCGCCGCCCAGTTCAATCTCGCCCTGGCCCTGCAGACCGGCAAGGGAATCGATCCGGACCCCGCCGCCGCAAGTCTCTGGTACCGCAAGGCCGCCGAACAGGGCCACGCCAAGGCACAGTACAACCTCGGCGTGCTCTACCTGAAGGGCGAAGGGGTGCCGGCCGACCCGGCCCGGGCCGCCGACTGGTTCCGCCAGGCGGCGCAGCAGGGCATGGTGCAGGCGCAGTACAGCCTGGGACTGCTCTACCGCGACGGCCAGGGAGTGCCGGCTGATCCCGCCCGGGCCGTCTCCTGGCTGAAAAAGGCGGCCGACCGGCAGCACGCCGCCGCCATGCTCTCCCTTGCGGACCTCTACGCCGGCGGCCGGGGCGTCGAAAAGAACAGCCTGGAAGCGGTCCGCCTCTACCGGCTGGCGGCCGAAAAGGGGGAAACCGGCGCCTGGTGCAACCTCGGCAACATCTACGCCGATGCCGAAAGCCCCCTGCACGACCAGTACCAGGCCTTTGAGTACTACCAGACGGGAGCCCTTGCAGGCGAGGCCGTCTGTCAAAACAACCTGGCGGTCCTGTACCTGCGGGGAGAAGGCACGGTGCAGAATAACGCCATGGCCTGGGCCTGGTTCAGCATCGCCGCCGACAGCGGCTATCCCGACGCCGCCGACATGCTGAAACAGCTGGAAGCCGTTCTCGATGCCACCGAACTGGCCATGGGCAAGGTCGAACGCGCAACCCTGCTGCGCCGGCTGGAGCAGCAACCACCCGCCAATATCCAGTAA
- a CDS encoding methyl-accepting chemotaxis protein: MAAIGTIGFVGLVILGGLGYWASQTMARSAQDVLARERVARSVEVLRRDMAVLNLQITEIFAFPEKGEGHIASLRRQIGDLIARGRRLEPYADNEEKARLIKQTVGNLEDLGMFLEYDLPEVLTLDPSTAEGRARRQELNKSRTLFYSFAGRTMNRLVELIIADASRAQAAMVTTGRTVRMALVVASIVTVLILGPVFYLFRRSIVHPLAAVVRMADELRRGKVDARVDVGFRNDEFGDMAAALNDFADSLEHEVVDYLQKLAAGDLTEQIEPVAADDRLRSALKKVGTDLHQLLQALQQTGLSLGSSAELVREGSQALSSQAAAQAASLEEIAASINEMTGRIQANAEHAEEANTLSDKVQAQAVAGNDQMTRLLEAMEKISAAGQDVSRIIKVIDEIAFQTNLLALNAAVEAARAGEHGKGFAVVAEEVRNLAARSAKAARETAELIENSVELTGQGSELARQTAEGLQEVVEGITRVSGLVGEISSATREQSLAISQIKQGLAQIDQATKTNVAEAQASAEAVAQLTRLAEDVRQLLRRFRLKETADVAGSRKAGA, encoded by the coding sequence ATGGCTGCCATCGGGACCATCGGCTTTGTCGGGCTGGTGATTCTTGGTGGTCTCGGTTACTGGGCCAGTCAGACCATGGCCCGTTCGGCTCAGGATGTTCTGGCACGGGAGCGGGTGGCCCGTTCCGTCGAGGTGCTGCGCCGGGACATGGCCGTTCTCAACCTGCAGATTACCGAAATTTTCGCTTTTCCCGAAAAGGGGGAGGGACACATCGCTTCGCTCAGGCGCCAGATCGGCGACCTGATCGCGCGGGGGCGGAGGCTCGAGCCCTACGCCGACAACGAGGAAAAGGCCCGGCTGATCAAGCAGACGGTCGGCAACCTGGAAGATCTCGGCATGTTTCTCGAGTATGACCTCCCCGAGGTGCTGACGCTCGATCCCAGTACGGCCGAAGGCAGGGCACGGCGTCAGGAGCTGAACAAAAGCCGCACTCTGTTCTACAGCTTCGCCGGTCGCACCATGAACCGGCTCGTCGAGCTGATCATCGCCGACGCCTCCAGGGCACAGGCTGCCATGGTCACCACGGGCCGTACCGTGCGGATGGCGCTGGTGGTCGCCTCGATCGTGACCGTGTTGATTCTCGGGCCTGTCTTCTATCTGTTTCGTCGTTCCATTGTTCATCCCCTGGCGGCAGTCGTCCGCATGGCCGACGAACTGCGCCGGGGCAAGGTCGACGCCCGGGTGGATGTCGGTTTCCGCAACGACGAGTTTGGCGACATGGCCGCCGCCCTGAACGACTTCGCCGACAGCCTGGAACACGAGGTGGTCGATTACCTGCAGAAACTCGCGGCGGGCGACCTGACGGAACAGATTGAGCCGGTTGCCGCCGACGATCGCCTGCGAAGCGCCCTGAAGAAAGTCGGTACCGATCTGCACCAGCTGCTGCAGGCCCTGCAGCAGACCGGCCTCAGCCTGGGCAGCAGCGCAGAGCTGGTCCGGGAGGGGAGCCAGGCGCTGTCGAGCCAGGCGGCGGCCCAGGCGGCCTCCCTGGAGGAAATTGCCGCTTCGATCAACGAGATGACCGGACGCATTCAGGCCAATGCCGAACATGCGGAAGAAGCCAATACCCTGTCCGACAAGGTGCAGGCGCAAGCCGTGGCCGGCAACGACCAGATGACCAGGTTGCTCGAGGCGATGGAGAAGATCAGTGCGGCCGGCCAGGACGTGTCGCGCATCATCAAGGTCATAGACGAGATCGCCTTCCAGACCAACCTGCTGGCCCTGAACGCCGCTGTCGAGGCGGCTCGTGCCGGCGAGCACGGCAAGGGTTTCGCCGTGGTCGCCGAGGAGGTTCGCAACCTGGCGGCCCGCAGTGCCAAGGCGGCCCGGGAGACGGCGGAACTGATCGAGAATTCCGTCGAACTGACCGGCCAGGGGAGCGAACTGGCGCGTCAGACCGCCGAGGGATTGCAGGAGGTGGTGGAAGGAATTACCCGGGTTTCCGGACTGGTGGGTGAGATATCCTCCGCCACCCGGGAGCAGAGCTTGGCCATCTCGCAGATCAAGCAGGGTCTGGCGCAGATCGATCAGGCGACCAAGACCAATGTCGCCGAGGCGCAGGCAAGCGCCGAGGCGGTGGCACAACTGACCCGCCTGGCCGAGGATGTCCGACAGCTGCTGCGCCGGTTCCGGCTGAAGGAAACGGCGGATGTAGCGGGGAGCCGAAAGGCAGGAGCATGA
- a CDS encoding EAL domain-containing protein, whose amino-acid sequence MQNRELKILLVEDHEAAALVQRQLASCHDLRFHLTMTDRLTNALALVRRHRFDAVLLDLGLPDAYGNEAFDRIRQRAPDLPIIILSGQDDRELAVSLVRTGAQAYLVKGRFEPATLATTIRYSIERQELLEALKQSTEEALTTGSRLHAVVQHNVDAIIVLDEKDTICFANPAAEELFGSRAEHLVGTPFIYPLKKDGTSEIEFLGKGGVPVVVEGRSATIEWDGHPARLVTLRNITTRKQLERKINAERSFLQHVIDGVPDPILVTDLDCRVRLRNAPATALLGCAPEEEWPLRCQHMPDRPAQPCKSGQECTLARVRKTGQSERRIVEYRLPDGGVRHFEVEYTPLRSDDGSLQGVIEASRDVTERLKAEHHLKENQQTLEHLALYDPLTSLPNRNLFADRLRQAMAKVRRNKRSLALMFIDLDRFKNVNDTLGHSSGDCYLQEIAARLGSCVRSSDTVARLGGDEFVLLLENIQGREAAARMAQNFLQVISRSFPLDGHELFPTASIGISLFPEDAQNAEELMKCADAAMYQAKEKGRNTFHFYTPELHLRAHDTLTLEASLRKAIERDQLCLHFQPQFSLTRRRPVGLEALVRWEHPELGLISPDRFIPLAEETGLIVPIGEWVLRTACRHHREWLKMGMRPMRVAVNLSRRQFRQANLIEMIGAILDETGLPPEYLELEITESSIMNDVGSAIATMRALREMGVHLAIDDFGSGYSSLSCLKQFPISKLKIDRSFVRDLTLGGENAAITQAIIALARSLGLEVVAEGIESKDQLRYLKKRGCHHGQGFLFSRPLPAAGLAEMAQDWIPRFTFGRRLQAVGIG is encoded by the coding sequence ATGCAGAACAGGGAACTGAAGATCCTGCTGGTCGAAGATCACGAAGCGGCGGCGCTGGTGCAAAGACAGCTCGCGAGCTGCCACGACCTGCGTTTTCATCTCACCATGACCGACCGGCTGACCAACGCCCTCGCCCTGGTCCGGCGCCACCGCTTCGACGCCGTGCTGCTCGACCTCGGCCTGCCCGACGCCTACGGCAACGAGGCGTTCGACAGGATCCGCCAGCGCGCTCCCGATCTGCCGATCATCATTCTCAGCGGCCAGGACGACAGGGAACTGGCCGTCAGCCTGGTCCGCACCGGCGCCCAGGCCTATCTGGTCAAGGGCCGTTTCGAACCCGCCACCCTGGCCACCACCATCCGTTATTCGATCGAACGGCAGGAGCTGCTGGAGGCCCTGAAACAGAGCACCGAAGAAGCCCTGACCACCGGCAGCCGCCTGCATGCGGTGGTGCAGCACAATGTCGACGCCATCATCGTTCTCGACGAAAAGGACACCATCTGCTTCGCCAACCCGGCCGCCGAAGAGCTGTTCGGCTCCCGCGCCGAACACCTGGTCGGCACCCCCTTCATCTATCCGCTGAAAAAGGACGGAACGAGCGAAATCGAATTTCTCGGCAAGGGTGGAGTTCCCGTGGTGGTCGAGGGCCGGTCCGCCACCATCGAATGGGACGGGCACCCGGCACGACTGGTCACCCTGCGCAACATCACCACCCGCAAGCAGCTCGAACGCAAGATCAACGCCGAACGCTCCTTTCTGCAGCATGTGATCGACGGCGTGCCCGATCCGATCCTGGTCACCGACCTCGATTGCCGGGTGCGCCTGCGCAACGCGCCGGCCACCGCCCTGCTCGGCTGCGCACCGGAAGAGGAATGGCCGTTGCGCTGCCAGCACATGCCCGACCGGCCGGCCCAGCCCTGCAAATCGGGACAAGAATGTACCCTGGCGCGGGTCCGCAAGACCGGCCAGTCCGAGCGCCGGATCGTCGAGTACCGCCTGCCCGACGGCGGGGTGCGGCATTTCGAGGTCGAATACACTCCCCTGCGCTCCGACGACGGCAGCCTGCAGGGGGTGATCGAAGCCTCGCGCGACGTGACCGAGCGGCTGAAGGCGGAGCACCATCTTAAAGAGAACCAGCAGACCCTCGAACACCTGGCCCTGTACGATCCTCTCACCAGCCTGCCCAATCGCAACCTGTTCGCCGACCGACTGCGGCAGGCAATGGCCAAGGTGCGGCGCAACAAACGGTCGCTGGCGCTGATGTTCATCGACCTCGACCGGTTCAAGAACGTCAACGACACCCTGGGGCATTCGAGTGGCGACTGCTATCTGCAGGAAATCGCCGCCAGGCTCGGCTCCTGCGTGCGCTCCTCCGACACGGTGGCGCGGCTGGGCGGCGACGAATTCGTCCTGCTGCTGGAAAACATCCAGGGGCGCGAAGCGGCGGCCCGCATGGCGCAGAACTTTCTGCAGGTCATCTCCCGCAGCTTCCCGCTCGACGGTCACGAACTCTTTCCCACGGCCAGCATCGGTATCAGCCTCTTCCCCGAAGACGCCCAGAACGCCGAAGAACTGATGAAATGCGCCGACGCCGCCATGTACCAGGCCAAGGAGAAGGGGCGCAACACCTTCCACTTCTACACCCCGGAGCTGCACTTGCGGGCGCATGACACGCTGACCCTCGAGGCGTCACTGCGCAAGGCGATCGAACGTGACCAGCTCTGCCTGCACTTCCAGCCCCAGTTCAGCCTGACCCGGCGCAGACCTGTCGGGCTGGAGGCGCTGGTACGCTGGGAGCATCCGGAACTCGGCCTGATCTCCCCCGACCGCTTCATTCCCCTGGCCGAAGAGACGGGCCTGATCGTGCCCATCGGCGAGTGGGTGCTGCGCACCGCCTGCCGCCACCACCGGGAATGGCTGAAGATGGGCATGCGCCCCATGCGCGTGGCCGTCAACCTCTCGCGCCGCCAGTTCCGCCAGGCCAATCTGATCGAGATGATCGGCGCCATTCTCGATGAAACCGGCCTGCCGCCGGAGTATCTGGAACTGGAGATTACCGAAAGTTCGATCATGAACGATGTCGGTTCGGCCATCGCCACCATGCGCGCCCTGAGGGAGATGGGCGTCCATCTGGCCATCGACGACTTCGGCTCCGGCTATTCCAGCCTGAGCTGCCTGAAGCAGTTTCCCATCTCCAAGCTGAAAATCGACCGCAGCTTCGTCCGCGACCTGACCCTGGGCGGCGAAAACGCCGCCATCACCCAGGCGATCATCGCCCTGGCCCGCAGCCTCGGCCTGGAGGTCGTCGCCGAGGGGATCGAATCGAAGGATCAGCTCCGCTACCTGAAGAAGCGCGGCTGCCACCACGGTCAGGGCTTCCTCTTCAGCCGCCCGCTGCCGGCTGCCGGACTGGCGGAGATGGCTCAGGACTGGATTCCGCGCTTCACCTTCGGTCGCCGCCTGCAGGCGGTCGGCATCGGCTGA